In one window of Leptospira sp. GIMC2001 DNA:
- the dxr gene encoding 1-deoxy-D-xylulose-5-phosphate reductoisomerase, translated as MKNLTILGVSGSVGESTLKVLRQFPNHFRLTAISVHNNWKKAEEIIQEFQPSFVCFSNPTPEIRAFGATIGHTKILYGSEGLDEISSLPEVDIVVTAIVGAIGVAPTIAAIRAGKDIAIANKETLVTFGPLINDLLSKSKSRMVPVDSEHNALFQLIDRTPKENIRSLILTASGGSFRDLPIEKLPYVSVKEALNHPTWSMGPKITVDSAGLINKGLEVIEAHFLFGFSYDNIEVVIHPESIIHGLVENIDGAVIAYASQPDMIFPIAHSLFYPNPVPDLLIERKPYSWKSLNFRNPDPDRYPGLAIAYKAGRLGGTAPAIFNASNEVACELFLQEKIPFIAIPTIIQNALDSIPIEHPKDLDGYLDADLSARNFVRNHMIEGVLPC; from the coding sequence ATGAAAAACTTAACTATACTCGGTGTCTCAGGATCCGTGGGGGAATCTACTCTTAAAGTTCTTCGGCAATTTCCAAATCACTTCCGTCTTACAGCGATTAGTGTCCATAACAATTGGAAGAAAGCCGAAGAGATTATTCAAGAGTTCCAACCTAGTTTTGTTTGCTTTAGTAATCCAACGCCTGAGATTCGTGCCTTTGGAGCAACAATAGGACATACCAAAATTTTATATGGAAGTGAAGGATTGGATGAGATTTCATCACTTCCAGAAGTTGACATCGTTGTTACTGCAATCGTTGGAGCCATAGGAGTCGCACCGACTATTGCTGCAATTCGTGCGGGCAAAGACATTGCAATCGCGAACAAAGAAACACTAGTAACATTTGGCCCCTTGATAAATGATTTACTAAGTAAATCTAAATCTCGAATGGTGCCGGTTGATTCCGAACACAATGCACTCTTCCAGTTGATTGATCGGACTCCAAAAGAAAATATTAGATCCCTAATTTTAACTGCATCCGGCGGTTCGTTTCGGGATCTTCCGATAGAAAAACTTCCTTATGTATCAGTTAAGGAAGCACTCAACCATCCAACTTGGTCGATGGGACCAAAAATCACTGTTGATTCTGCAGGACTCATCAACAAAGGATTGGAAGTCATAGAAGCGCATTTTTTATTTGGATTCTCGTATGATAATATCGAGGTTGTTATCCATCCAGAATCCATTATTCACGGTTTGGTGGAAAATATCGATGGAGCAGTCATTGCTTATGCATCTCAACCTGATATGATTTTTCCGATTGCTCATTCGCTATTCTATCCGAATCCCGTTCCTGATCTTTTAATTGAGAGAAAACCATATTCATGGAAATCATTGAATTTTCGAAATCCTGATCCTGATCGTTATCCAGGTTTAGCAATCGCTTACAAAGCCGGTAGACTCGGTGGAACTGCTCCAGCAATTTTTAATGCTTCCAATGAAGTAGCTTGCGAACTTTTTTTGCAGGAGAAAATTCCATTTATTGCAATTCCAACTATTATTCAAAACGCATTAGATTCTATTCCTATCGAACATCCGAAAGATCTTGATGGTTATCTGGATGCAGATCTAAGTGCACGAAATTTTGTACGTAATCATATGATTGAAGGAGTCTTACCTTGCTAA
- a CDS encoding phosphatidate cytidylyltransferase, translating to MGETAKRILSAIVLVALFLVAFLYSGVYYLDLFFFGALIIYLGQREFYDFGHREESQAFRGSGYVFGFVIFLVYYLQFIGIQKNIAPPSWVLEISNQLNSQSFSPVMALVIVLTILSFTLQIIKRPLDGAMMSVMTTVFGVLYVAVPIGHFLLLLSFPYGEYYIFLVCTITFISDAGAYFGGRWFGRNPAGLKISPKKTWEGYITGNISAVICVQILNYLWVYFVGGEIPVGLIESIALSVVLSLVSVLGDLAESALKRDAKIKDSASIIPGHGGVLDLADALLFTIPTIYFYFKIKGILGYTV from the coding sequence ATGGGCGAAACAGCGAAACGAATTTTATCTGCAATAGTTTTAGTTGCACTTTTTTTGGTAGCCTTTCTATATTCGGGCGTTTACTATCTCGATTTGTTTTTTTTCGGTGCCTTGATCATTTATTTAGGACAGAGAGAATTTTACGATTTCGGTCATAGGGAAGAGTCCCAAGCTTTCCGAGGATCGGGTTACGTTTTCGGTTTTGTTATCTTTCTTGTATACTATCTCCAATTCATTGGAATACAGAAAAATATTGCGCCGCCTTCTTGGGTTCTTGAAATATCCAATCAATTGAATTCGCAATCATTCTCGCCCGTAATGGCATTGGTGATTGTTCTTACTATTCTCTCATTCACTCTCCAGATCATTAAGCGACCGTTAGATGGTGCTATGATGTCCGTTATGACAACGGTTTTTGGAGTTTTATATGTTGCGGTTCCAATAGGACATTTCCTTTTACTTCTCAGTTTTCCTTACGGTGAATACTATATTTTCTTAGTTTGTACAATCACATTTATCAGTGATGCGGGTGCTTATTTTGGAGGTCGGTGGTTTGGACGCAATCCTGCAGGTCTCAAAATTTCCCCTAAGAAAACTTGGGAAGGTTATATCACAGGAAATATCTCTGCTGTGATCTGTGTTCAAATTCTCAATTATCTCTGGGTATATTTTGTTGGTGGTGAAATCCCTGTTGGTCTCATAGAATCCATTGCACTGAGTGTTGTGTTGTCACTTGTATCTGTACTCGGTGATCTTGCAGAGTCAGCACTCAAACGTGATGCCAAAATCAAAGATTCAGCTTCAATTATACCAGGTCATGGTGGCGTACTGGATTTAGCTGATGCTTTATTATTTACTATACCAACAATTTATTTCTATTTTAAAATTAAGGGGATTCTTGGTTACACCGTCTAA
- a CDS encoding isoprenyl transferase, protein MKSIPKHIAVIMDGNGRWATKQGLNRTEGHRAGAKAIDSLLTSSLEFGLQNVSLYAFSTENWKRPILEVKSIFELLIEFITDRLDDIHSKGIRIKHSGSRNRIPKSALSSIDRAVERTSKNKTLTVNFCLNYGAKDEIIHAMNGLIQSRKSAKKDLLGKVTEKEFEKYLYTYPLPPVDLLIRTAGEQRISNFLLWQIAYAEVYFTKTLWPDFDRSALVDALQDYDKRIRKFGGL, encoded by the coding sequence ATTAAATCGATTCCTAAGCATATAGCGGTAATCATGGATGGAAACGGGAGATGGGCAACCAAACAAGGGTTAAATCGCACCGAGGGCCATAGAGCTGGTGCAAAAGCAATTGATTCTCTTCTCACTTCCAGTTTAGAATTTGGGTTACAAAATGTATCTTTGTACGCATTTTCCACAGAGAATTGGAAGCGACCCATCCTCGAAGTAAAATCTATATTCGAATTACTAATTGAGTTCATCACAGATCGTTTGGATGATATCCATTCGAAAGGAATTCGCATCAAACATTCTGGTTCCAGAAATCGAATTCCCAAATCTGCCTTGAGCTCTATCGATCGAGCAGTAGAAAGAACATCTAAGAACAAGACTCTAACCGTGAACTTTTGTCTGAACTATGGAGCAAAAGACGAGATCATTCACGCGATGAATGGACTTATCCAATCCAGAAAATCTGCCAAAAAAGATTTACTTGGAAAAGTGACTGAGAAGGAATTTGAAAAATATTTATATACATATCCTCTCCCTCCAGTAGATTTACTCATCAGGACAGCAGGAGAGCAGAGAATATCAAATTTTCTACTCTGGCAGATTGCCTATGCTGAAGTATATTTTACAAAAACGTTATGGCCTGATTTTGATCGAAGCGCGTTGGTTGATGCTTTGCAGGACTACGATAAAAGAATAAGAAAATTTGGTGGGTTATAA
- the frr gene encoding ribosome recycling factor — MSEEILNQMKTKMDKTIDALKKDFVQIRSGKANPAMIEDIKAEYYGAPTPLTQLGNITTPEPRMIVFTPYDKSAFKEVERAILSSGLGLTPSNDGVVIRIILPELTGDRRKELAKIVKTKSEEKKVAIRNIRRDSNDDLKKEDGISQDEMKVLQDKVQKTTDSYIAKIDELAKEKEKEILTV; from the coding sequence ATGTCTGAAGAAATTCTCAATCAAATGAAAACAAAAATGGATAAAACCATTGATGCTTTAAAAAAAGATTTTGTACAAATCCGATCCGGCAAGGCGAACCCTGCAATGATCGAAGATATCAAAGCGGAATACTATGGTGCTCCAACACCACTCACTCAATTGGGAAATATTACAACTCCTGAACCTAGGATGATAGTTTTTACTCCTTATGATAAATCTGCGTTCAAAGAAGTCGAGCGTGCGATTCTTAGTTCAGGACTTGGTTTGACGCCAAGCAATGACGGCGTCGTAATTAGAATTATCCTCCCTGAGCTAACGGGCGATAGACGTAAAGAACTTGCAAAAATCGTAAAAACTAAATCCGAAGAGAAGAAAGTTGCTATTCGTAATATTCGAAGAGATTCCAACGATGATCTCAAGAAGGAAGATGGCATATCTCAAGATGAGATGAAAGTTCTTCAGGATAAAGTTCAGAAAACCACCGACTCCTATATCGCAAAGATTGATGAATTAGCGAAGGAGAAGGAAAAAGAAATTCTAACCGTTTAA
- the pyrH gene encoding UMP kinase produces MIKLSGEALAGEGELGIDTNKTFSLAGEIKEIHALGIQVALVVGGGNIVRGNTLAKSGMDRATADYMGMLGTIMNALALQDACEKQGLFTRVLSAIEMKSVAEPYIRRRAVRHLEKERVIIFAGGTGNPYFTTDTTASLRAVEVGCEVILKATKVNGVYTADPKKDPAAIRYKKISFMESIKERLKVMDSTALSLCMDNNMPIIVFDIFNKGNLRDLVCGADIGTLISNSEELVKDV; encoded by the coding sequence ATGATCAAACTTTCCGGCGAGGCACTTGCCGGAGAGGGAGAGCTTGGTATTGATACCAACAAAACCTTTTCCCTTGCGGGAGAAATCAAAGAAATACATGCATTAGGAATCCAGGTGGCATTGGTTGTCGGTGGAGGCAACATTGTTCGAGGCAATACTTTAGCTAAATCGGGAATGGATCGTGCGACAGCTGACTATATGGGAATGCTAGGCACAATCATGAACGCTCTCGCCTTACAAGACGCTTGCGAGAAACAAGGATTGTTTACAAGAGTATTGTCTGCTATCGAAATGAAATCAGTTGCTGAACCATATATCCGCAGACGTGCAGTTCGCCATTTGGAAAAAGAAAGAGTTATCATATTTGCTGGTGGAACTGGTAATCCATACTTTACTACAGACACAACTGCTTCACTTAGAGCTGTGGAAGTTGGCTGTGAAGTAATTCTAAAAGCTACAAAAGTGAATGGTGTCTATACGGCAGATCCAAAAAAGGATCCAGCAGCAATTCGTTATAAGAAAATCTCATTTATGGAATCTATAAAAGAACGTCTTAAGGTTATGGATTCAACTGCCTTGAGTCTATGCATGGACAATAATATGCCAATCATTGTATTCGATATTTTTAATAAAGGAAATCTTAGAGATCTTGTCTGTGGTGCAGATATTGGAACTCTTATTTCCAACTCAGAGGAGTTAGTAAAAGATGTCTGA
- the tsf gene encoding translation elongation factor Ts encodes MSSTDLIKELRERTGAGMLDCKKALTENNNDIDKAAEYLREKGMAKAAKRVGRETSQGRVISYIHGAGKVGVLVQLSCETDFVANNEDFEGLGRDICMQIAAMAPLFISEDQVNKDDMEAESRVIKAQLEQEGKKAEQIEKILPGKLKKYYSEVCLLNQAYIKDNTKTINDIIQESIAKFGENITVAKFSRFQVG; translated from the coding sequence TTGTCAAGTACTGATTTAATAAAAGAATTAAGAGAAAGAACGGGTGCTGGAATGCTTGATTGCAAGAAAGCACTTACGGAAAACAACAACGATATCGATAAAGCGGCTGAATATCTTCGCGAGAAAGGTATGGCGAAAGCAGCTAAACGAGTAGGAAGAGAAACTTCTCAAGGAAGAGTGATCTCTTATATTCATGGTGCTGGAAAAGTTGGTGTTCTTGTGCAGTTGAGCTGTGAGACAGACTTCGTTGCAAACAACGAAGACTTCGAAGGATTGGGAAGAGATATCTGCATGCAAATCGCTGCAATGGCTCCTCTCTTTATCAGTGAAGACCAAGTCAACAAAGATGATATGGAAGCTGAATCTAGAGTTATCAAAGCACAACTTGAACAAGAGGGTAAGAAAGCAGAACAAATCGAAAAGATTCTTCCTGGCAAATTGAAGAAATACTACTCGGAAGTCTGCCTTTTGAACCAAGCTTATATCAAAGATAACACCAAAACTATCAATGATATAATCCAAGAATCCATAGCAAAATTTGGCGAGAACATTACAGTCGCTAAATTTTCTCGGTTCCAGGTTGGATAA
- the rpsB gene encoding 30S ribosomal protein S2, protein MSVISMKSLLESGVHFGHQTRRWNPKMAPYVFTARNGIHIIDLQKTVQKTKEAYDALRRLTAQGKKVLFVGTKKQARGAIERAAQDCNMYYVSNRWLGGLLTNWNTVKKSIARLKRLETMEEENSFEQEARTKKEALSLKRELEKLKATLGGIKDMATIPEILFVIDPKKEEIAVMEAKKLGLTVFAVVDTNCNPELIDYPIPGNDDAIRAITLFLDTMANAVKEGTGGEVVQPNFTEDEDIDPSQLYSGEYDESGKFIRDETSLENKAAAAGEETVATIEVIPGSDETVTLASAKTETTDKPEEIKEGQGIVEVDNQ, encoded by the coding sequence ATGTCCGTAATTTCAATGAAAAGCCTCCTCGAATCCGGAGTGCATTTCGGTCACCAAACTCGTAGATGGAATCCTAAAATGGCTCCCTACGTATTCACAGCTAGAAACGGGATCCATATAATCGATCTCCAAAAAACCGTCCAAAAAACCAAAGAAGCTTATGATGCTCTGCGAAGACTTACTGCCCAAGGCAAAAAAGTTTTATTCGTTGGAACAAAGAAACAAGCTCGTGGTGCAATCGAAAGAGCAGCACAAGACTGTAATATGTATTATGTGTCTAACAGATGGTTAGGCGGACTTCTGACTAACTGGAATACAGTTAAGAAATCCATCGCTCGTCTTAAGAGATTGGAAACAATGGAAGAAGAGAATTCTTTCGAACAAGAAGCAAGAACTAAGAAAGAAGCACTTTCCCTTAAAAGAGAGCTAGAAAAACTAAAAGCAACTCTTGGTGGAATTAAGGATATGGCAACTATTCCTGAGATCTTATTTGTTATCGATCCTAAGAAAGAAGAAATCGCAGTTATGGAAGCCAAAAAACTAGGGCTTACTGTTTTTGCAGTTGTTGATACAAACTGTAACCCAGAACTCATTGATTATCCAATTCCGGGCAATGATGATGCAATTCGTGCTATCACTCTTTTCCTTGATACAATGGCTAATGCAGTAAAAGAAGGAACCGGTGGAGAAGTTGTTCAACCTAACTTCACTGAAGACGAAGATATCGATCCATCTCAACTATACAGCGGTGAGTATGACGAAAGCGGTAAATTCATTCGTGATGAGACATCTCTGGAAAACAAAGCAGCAGCTGCGGGTGAAGAGACTGTTGCAACTATCGAAGTGATTCCTGGTTCAGACGAAACAGTTACATTAGCTTCTGCTAAAACTGAAACAACTGATAAACCAGAAGAGATCAAAGAAGGCCAAGGAATTGTCGAAGTCGACAATCAATAA
- a CDS encoding bactofilin family protein, with the protein MSKKNNQPIVTEHGVISTVLGRETAFNGTLNFKKPLQISGEFKGEILSEGYLVISEGAKVQANIKAHTVIVGGMVIGNVTATNRLEMLTTGKVQGNIKTAKLQIADGVIFDGNCEMIQPEDGKSS; encoded by the coding sequence ATGAGTAAGAAGAACAATCAACCTATCGTAACAGAACATGGAGTTATCTCCACGGTTTTAGGCCGCGAAACTGCCTTCAACGGAACTTTAAACTTCAAAAAACCTTTGCAAATCTCTGGCGAATTCAAAGGAGAAATCCTATCAGAAGGATATTTGGTAATTAGCGAAGGGGCAAAAGTCCAAGCCAATATCAAAGCGCATACTGTCATCGTTGGTGGCATGGTAATCGGAAATGTTACAGCAACCAATCGCTTGGAAATGCTAACAACAGGCAAAGTTCAAGGAAATATAAAAACTGCGAAATTGCAAATTGCCGATGGCGTGATTTTTGATGGGAATTGTGAGATGATCCAACCAGAAGATGGCAAATCCTCTTGA
- a CDS encoding tetratricopeptide repeat protein — MNLSAEMKQVFDLYNEGLHLYKTRKFPDAKRKFQEALQIKPDDGPSQLYVERCDTFIQSPPPEDWDGVYVMTTK, encoded by the coding sequence ATGAATCTAAGCGCAGAAATGAAACAAGTTTTCGATTTATACAACGAGGGATTGCATCTATACAAGACTCGAAAATTTCCAGATGCGAAAAGAAAATTCCAAGAAGCACTGCAGATTAAACCAGATGATGGTCCATCGCAACTCTATGTAGAACGATGCGACACCTTCATCCAATCGCCTCCCCCAGAAGATTGGGACGGGGTATATGTGATGACAACCAAGTAA
- the acpS gene encoding holo-ACP synthase, with protein sequence MKMTIGNDIIANHRIKAAWDEFGDRFLNRVFTDQEKEYCLKKKDPVPHLAARFACKEAFIKALDCGSDFRFDMREIELVGSEFGKKRLCINGKSMELFSSKGFSVSEASISHCDEYSTAVVLLY encoded by the coding sequence TTGAAAATGACAATTGGCAATGATATCATTGCGAATCATAGGATCAAAGCAGCATGGGATGAATTTGGAGATCGTTTCCTGAACCGTGTTTTTACAGATCAAGAAAAGGAATATTGTCTTAAGAAGAAAGATCCCGTTCCTCATTTAGCAGCAAGATTTGCTTGCAAAGAAGCCTTTATCAAAGCATTAGATTGTGGTAGCGATTTTCGATTCGATATGAGAGAGATTGAGCTTGTCGGCTCCGAGTTCGGCAAAAAAAGACTTTGCATAAACGGTAAATCTATGGAATTGTTTTCTTCTAAGGGATTCTCTGTATCAGAGGCATCCATTAGCCATTGTGATGAATATTCAACGGCAGTTGTATTATTGTATTAG
- a CDS encoding CdaR family protein: MIQVRNLLPKLIEVFTKNWKVKLGSLLIASIFYVNLQNSKILIKTVNIPIEYPKLENGMYYSKNPEKSYPVRVEGLREVVNYYSQFMKAVVDPLDLKPGSNDVAIKRITGVPNGIKVTKLKSSIPIEIEGTATKQVILEATFEGDLPSNFEKVSFLVRPNRVNISGRQSDVEKLNKIVLPPISLQDQNESFVRKIRLPDLPKGTFIVGGVKEATVSVTITSLASKTGEQTITGIPVVCIDTNQYLEPELSEEQVSVKIFTRTPIKSSAIINGIQATVPCNNSYDLLRKKIIPSDQPVVTKIRVSRSRDLKNIEILQVIPDKVTVTYKVKNSSIQPSDDEEDNSNSDEVDPNDTPPPPPEGYKEEGKPN, encoded by the coding sequence ATGATCCAAGTGAGAAACCTTCTTCCCAAGCTAATAGAAGTCTTCACGAAAAACTGGAAAGTCAAATTAGGATCTCTTCTGATCGCTTCGATTTTCTATGTTAATTTACAAAATTCTAAAATCCTAATAAAAACTGTAAATATTCCTATCGAATACCCAAAATTAGAGAACGGAATGTACTATTCCAAGAATCCTGAAAAGTCTTATCCAGTTAGAGTAGAGGGTTTACGAGAAGTTGTAAATTACTATTCTCAATTTATGAAGGCTGTAGTAGATCCGCTAGATTTAAAACCAGGTTCCAATGATGTCGCCATCAAGAGAATTACTGGAGTTCCCAACGGGATCAAGGTTACCAAACTAAAATCTTCCATACCTATCGAAATTGAGGGAACGGCGACCAAGCAAGTGATTTTAGAGGCTACTTTTGAAGGGGATCTTCCATCTAACTTTGAAAAGGTCTCTTTTCTTGTAAGGCCGAACCGTGTCAATATTTCTGGACGTCAATCAGATGTTGAGAAACTCAATAAAATAGTTTTACCACCAATCTCACTCCAAGATCAAAATGAATCCTTTGTGCGAAAAATTCGCCTACCGGATTTGCCTAAAGGAACCTTTATCGTTGGTGGTGTTAAAGAAGCGACCGTCAGTGTTACAATTACATCTCTCGCTTCTAAGACAGGTGAGCAGACTATCACTGGAATTCCTGTTGTATGTATTGATACCAATCAATATCTCGAACCGGAACTATCAGAAGAACAGGTCTCAGTCAAAATTTTCACAAGAACTCCAATCAAGAGCAGCGCAATTATCAATGGAATTCAGGCAACTGTTCCTTGTAACAATTCGTACGATCTTCTTCGCAAGAAAATCATTCCGAGTGATCAACCCGTTGTGACAAAGATAAGGGTTTCAAGATCTAGAGATCTTAAAAATATAGAAATACTTCAAGTGATTCCAGATAAGGTGACTGTTACTTATAAAGTAAAAAATTCATCGATTCAACCTAGCGATGATGAAGAAGACAATTCCAATTCGGATGAGGTAGACCCAAATGATACGCCACCACCTCCTCCAGAAGGTTATAAAGAAGAAGGAAAGCCCAATTGA
- the cdaA gene encoding diadenylate cyclase CdaA has protein sequence MFDIFRGIYLISSTKSIFLVALDIFIVSFFIYKIYMLLRRTRGIQLLMGVVFIWILGSVAEYMELELLDWIITNIRPALVFAIIVLLQPELRRITGDLTRFRFVNLFLMKPTYDLDPIVDAVKTMASSKIGSIIVLTKEISLKNIVEDSIQLDALVSSPLLQTIFMKNTPLHDGAVIIEQNRVVSAASYLPMTHNLENSTFGARHRSALGLAEEADAVIIVTSEETGEISVCFDSEMIHPVKPLELKSLVNSLLLEKKRDKKYEDDEK, from the coding sequence GTGTTTGATATTTTTAGAGGTATCTACCTTATTTCTTCAACCAAAAGTATATTTTTGGTTGCACTAGATATTTTCATAGTTAGCTTTTTTATTTACAAAATCTACATGTTGCTTAGGCGAACCAGAGGAATCCAACTTCTAATGGGTGTAGTTTTTATATGGATATTGGGTTCAGTTGCAGAGTATATGGAACTGGAACTTTTGGATTGGATAATCACCAATATTCGTCCTGCATTGGTTTTCGCAATTATCGTTCTCTTACAACCAGAACTCCGTCGGATTACGGGAGATCTTACTCGTTTCCGTTTTGTCAATTTATTTCTGATGAAACCAACTTATGATCTTGATCCAATTGTAGACGCAGTAAAGACAATGGCATCTTCCAAAATCGGATCTATCATTGTTCTAACAAAAGAAATTTCACTTAAGAATATTGTAGAAGATTCCATTCAATTGGATGCCTTGGTGTCCTCTCCCTTATTGCAAACAATCTTTATGAAAAATACACCCTTGCATGATGGTGCTGTGATCATTGAGCAGAATCGTGTTGTATCAGCTGCTTCTTATCTACCAATGACTCATAATTTAGAGAATTCTACTTTCGGAGCAAGGCATAGATCCGCTCTGGGTCTTGCTGAAGAAGCTGATGCCGTGATCATCGTCACATCGGAAGAAACTGGCGAAATTTCTGTATGTTTTGATAGCGAAATGATTCATCCTGTTAAACCACTAGAGCTTAAGTCTCTTGTTAACTCTCTATTGTTAGAGAAGAAAAGAGATAAGAAGTATGAGGATGATGAGAAATGA
- the dapB gene encoding 4-hydroxy-tetrahydrodipicolinate reductase — protein MNKIALIGAGGRMGRAITQAISNTQESSLAYAVVRPDSYSIGFDSGLHCGIKENGVKFTSDLEEAIQNSDGVIDFSSVDGLEKVLSLCLQYNKPLVIGLTGLTSAQKKKIEDASNSIPIVLSPNMSVGVNLLFKLTEIAAKVLGDDFDVEVLDIHHRHKKDSPSGTANKIKEVLVQALERKESDVIYGRHGIYPERSTKEIGVHTMRAGEVVGEHTVYFFSPEERIEITHKAQDRKTFGVGSVKAVEFVIKQKPGFYDMFNVLGI, from the coding sequence TTGAATAAGATAGCTCTTATTGGTGCCGGGGGAAGAATGGGGCGAGCCATAACCCAGGCTATAAGCAATACGCAAGAATCGAGCCTCGCTTATGCAGTCGTTCGTCCAGATTCTTATTCTATAGGTTTTGACTCAGGTTTGCATTGTGGAATCAAAGAGAATGGAGTGAAATTTACATCTGATCTTGAGGAAGCGATTCAAAACAGCGATGGGGTTATAGATTTTAGTAGTGTAGATGGTTTGGAGAAAGTTTTATCTCTTTGCCTCCAATACAATAAGCCTCTCGTAATTGGGCTTACTGGACTTACCTCTGCTCAGAAAAAAAAAATTGAAGACGCATCCAATTCGATTCCCATTGTTCTCTCACCAAATATGTCAGTCGGTGTAAACCTTCTTTTCAAATTGACCGAGATCGCAGCAAAAGTGCTAGGCGATGATTTTGATGTAGAAGTATTGGATATTCATCATCGTCACAAGAAGGATTCTCCATCTGGAACTGCAAACAAAATCAAAGAAGTTTTGGTGCAAGCATTGGAAAGAAAAGAATCAGACGTGATCTATGGAAGGCATGGAATCTATCCAGAACGTTCAACCAAGGAAATTGGAGTCCATACAATGCGAGCGGGTGAAGTTGTCGGCGAACATACCGTTTACTTTTTTTCTCCCGAAGAAAGGATCGAGATCACTCATAAGGCACAAGATCGAAAAACTTTTGGTGTTGGTTCTGTCAAAGCGGTTGAATTTGTTATAAAACAAAAACCTGGATTCTACGATATGTTCAATGTGTTAGGAATATGA
- the dapA gene encoding 4-hydroxy-tetrahydrodipicolinate synthase, translated as MFQGVYTAIITPFSDNKIDYDNYFRILDNQIQSGISGIVPCGTTGESPTLDHDEHSELIRRTVEYVKGRVKVVAGTGSNSTAEAIELTKKACDDGVDGVLSVNPYYNKPTQEGLYRHFWEIAEQSSKPIMLYNIPGRTSVSLTVDTVLRLSRHKQIRCIKEATGDLGFMAKLTSVLPGDFTLLSGDDNLTIPVLAIGGKGVVSVVSNIFPASIVKMVNLWNEGKLEESRKIYFKLMPVFQSAFMETNPIPVKAAMSWLGYCKNELRLPMTSLTLGEQADQFKKIILSLREEGLE; from the coding sequence ATGTTTCAGGGCGTTTATACAGCCATCATCACACCATTTTCTGATAATAAAATCGATTACGATAATTATTTTCGAATTTTGGATAACCAAATCCAATCGGGAATCTCAGGGATTGTACCTTGCGGAACTACAGGAGAATCCCCAACTCTGGATCATGACGAACACAGTGAACTCATCCGTCGAACGGTTGAGTATGTAAAAGGTCGAGTCAAGGTTGTCGCGGGGACTGGATCCAACTCCACTGCCGAGGCAATAGAACTTACAAAAAAAGCCTGCGATGACGGGGTAGACGGAGTTCTATCTGTCAATCCTTACTATAACAAACCAACCCAAGAAGGTCTCTATCGACATTTTTGGGAAATTGCAGAGCAGTCTTCCAAACCAATTATGCTCTACAATATTCCAGGAAGAACGAGTGTCTCTCTGACGGTTGATACTGTCCTCAGACTTTCCCGCCACAAACAGATACGCTGTATCAAAGAAGCAACCGGTGATCTCGGTTTTATGGCAAAATTGACCTCAGTTCTGCCAGGAGATTTTACCTTGCTTTCGGGTGATGATAATTTAACAATTCCTGTTCTTGCGATCGGAGGTAAAGGGGTTGTATCCGTTGTGTCTAATATTTTCCCTGCATCGATTGTCAAAATGGTGAACCTCTGGAATGAAGGAAAGCTTGAGGAATCTAGAAAAATTTATTTCAAGCTAATGCCAGTTTTTCAATCAGCTTTCATGGAAACGAATCCGATCCCAGTAAAGGCAGCCATGAGTTGGTTAGGTTATTGTAAGAATGAACTGAGACTTCCTATGACAAGCTTAACACTGGGTGAGCAAGCAGACCAATTCAAGAAAATCATTCTTTCCCTGAGAGAGGAAGGACTTGAATAA